A single genomic interval of Babylonia areolata isolate BAREFJ2019XMU chromosome 26, ASM4173473v1, whole genome shotgun sequence harbors:
- the LOC143300684 gene encoding uncharacterized protein LOC143300684, translating to MGVEGYQCELQSDSHFSPQFSQSLTQSLLDDSEQRVFQDHCASETIIWDDWKEASFGWQLVVPYPKYATHRHRPRPRKSELSLGRKGSMKTQSDFRCLTDNNDDGRFCPWKESVEPVSYCYIPNNGWYRSIKPGPTKLSREVQEWMEGMLASKSAKSMLARQLRKAADNNAQHTRSGDSVPVVSNEADTQSQATTDMIQKRDREVSLLSLGKRCGAFPRRVNQKDRTTEILQFAAKRLQSQAHQLKSSNNRLKANCNGYFSASHTESHTTCNSGVSRKSTSELTLHDHFPLNATDKRQLTEAYLPNTTRLSIQSKNHQRYEEDLFTFIPMCRQETLRPLAKLTPKQKETEETCGQEKRLSPQTDSKGKKEQSSLQVDVIAPATATVYPPEESCGIRTARSAIARTNLRIEEMRNSPLRSSHASGKARSFFAHKGSGLALLKNGVLRYTVTK from the coding sequence atgggtgtggaggggtaccAGTGCGAACTGCAGTCTGACTCGCATTTTTCTCCACAGTTCAGTCAAAGCCTTACCCAGAGTCTCCTGGACGACAGTGAGCAGCGTGTGTTTCAGGACCACTGTGCATCAGAAACTATCATTtgggatgactggaaagaagcttcattcggctggcagctggttgtgCCTTACCCGAAGTATGCTACTCATCGACACAGACCGCGACCCCGCAAATCCGAGCTGTCACTCGGCAGGAAAGGGTCGATGAAAACGCAGTCTGATTTTCGTTGCCTgactgataacaatgatgatggcaGGTTTTGCCCGTGGAAAGAAAGCGTTGAACCAGTATCTTATTGTTACATTCCTAACAATGGGTGGTATCGCAGCATTAAGCCAGGACCGACTAAACTGAGCAGGGAAGTGCAGGAATGGATGGAGGGAATGCTGGCCTCAAAGTCAGCTAAATCAATGCTGGCAAGGCAGCTCCGCAAAGCTGCTGACAACAACGCCCAGCATACAAGGTCAGGAGATTCTGTTCCCGTAGTGAGCAATGAagctgacacacagtcacaagcTACAACAGACATGATCCAGAAACGTGACCGGGAAGTAAGCTTACTTTCGTTGGGAAAACGCTGCGGTGCCTTTCCTCGTCGGGTGAACCAGAAGGACAGAACCACAGAGATCTTACAATTCGCGGCAAAACGTCTGCAGTCCCAAGCACACCAGTTAAAGTCTTCTAATAACCGTTTGAAGGCAAATTGCAATGGTTATTTCTCTGCATCACACACCGAGAGTCATACCACGTGTAACTCTGGTGTATCAAGGAAGTCGACATCAGAACTGACTTTGCACGACCATTTCCCACTGAACGCGACTGACAAACGTCAGTTGACAGAGGCATATTTGCCAAATACTACAAGACTTAGCATTCAAAGCAAAAATCACCAGCGTTACGAAGAAGACTTGTTCACGTTCATTCCAATGTGTAGACAAGAGACACTCCGGCCTCTGGCCAAACTGACCCCAAAGCAAAAAGAGACGGAGGAAACTTGTGGTCAGGAGAAAAGACTCTCTCCACAGACGGactcaaaaggaaaaaaagaacagtcCAGTCTCCAGGTGGACGTCATCGCCCCGGCAACTGCCACGGTGTACCCACCAGAGGAGTCTTGTGGCATCCGAACAGCACGATCTGCCATCGCCAGAACTAACTTGCGCATCGAGGAGATGAGGAACAGTCCTCTCCGTTCCTCGCATGCAAGTGGAAAAGCCAGGTCTTTTTTCGCGCACAAGGGGAGTGGACTGGCATTGTTGAAAAACGGTGTGTTGCGCTACACAGTAACAAAATAG